The window GGTGCGATGACGCGGACCTTGTCTTCGCCGACGCCGACGCTCGCACCCAGCTGCGTGCGGGCGATCTGGGCGTTCTGCGTGGAAAGCCAGACCGTCAGGCGGCCGTCCTCGCCCCAGGCGCACGACGCGCCGCGGACCTCCAGGGGCGCGGGGGCGACGCGCTGGTTCACGATGGCCTGCGTGACGACGACGTCGCAGTCCGCGAAGATTCCGTCATCGAACTCCTTGGCGCCGTTGACCTGCACGACGTTGCTGCCGATCTCGGGGTACAGCAGCGTCTCGTCCGCCAGGCCTGCGTCGATGCTCGCGACGGCGTCGAGCGGGTCGTAGTCGATGTCGACCAGCTCGGCCGCGTCGGCCAGCTGGTAGCGCTCTTCGGTGAGGACGAGCGCGACGGGCTCGCCGACGTACCGGACCACCCCGTCGGCCAGCCACGGCTCCTTCACCGGTCCCGCGGCGTGCGGGTCGAGGCCGAGGTCGGCAGCGGTGAACACGCCGAGCACCCCCGGTGCGGCCTTCGCCTCGGTCACGTCGATGCTTTCGATCCGCGCGTGCGCCACCGGACTGCGCACGAACACCGCGTGCGCGGCACCGGAAAGCGCTTCCTCCCGGAGATCGTCCACGTAGGTGCCGCCCGCGGTGATCAGGTTCTGATCCTCCTGGCGGACGACCCGGGTCCCGACAATGCTCATCTGGTCTCCTGCTCGCCGATACCCCGCCGATCATGCCCTGTTTTCAGGAGAACGCCAGTACCGCCGCGAGCCCCAGGCCGGCGATCCCGATGCCGATGCGCAGCGGCGTGGCGGGCAGGTGGCGCACGAGGGTCGAGCCGAGCCACGCGCCGCCGAGGGACCCGAGGCAGACGGCGAGGGCGGCCGTCCAGACGACCTTGCCGGTGACGGCGAAGACGATCGCGGCGAGCAGGTTCGCCGACCCGGTGACCAGGTTCTTCGCGGCGTTCGTCCGGGCGAGCGGCTGGGTCCAGACGGAGACGAGCAGGGCGAGCATGAGCACGCCCGCGGCGGCACCGAAGTAGCCGCCGTAGATGCCGATGAAGAAGGCGGCGACACCGGTGGCCGGGCGCAGGCCGTGGTGCTCGGCGCCTTCGGCCAGCCGGCGCAGCCGCGGCCCGGCCATGAGGACGACCGAGGCGGCGCCGATGAGCCACGGGACGATCGCGGTGAAGGCGTCGGACGGGGTCAGGAGCAGGACCAGGCCGCCGCACGCGCCGCCGACGGTGGTGATGACGCAGAGCGGGACGATCTTCTGCCGTTGGCCGGCGAGTTCGGGCCGCGCGCCGGCGGCGCCTCCGGCGGTGGTGCCGAGCATGGCGACGGTGTTGGTGATGTTGGCGGTGACCGGCGGCAGCCCGGCAGCGAGGAGGGCCGGGTACGAGACGAGCGACGCCAGCCCGGCGATGGCCCCGGTCAGGCCGGCACCGACACCGGCGAGGACGAGCAAGAGGAGGATGCCGGGGTCCGTGATCACGTTGTCATCCCACCACGCGCCGGCGGGTGTGCCCCGGTGAGATTGCTCCCACCGGCGGTCACGCACGCATGCTGGGGTCGTGAGTGAGAAACAGGCTTAGAACACTGTCTCACTCACGACCCCCGGCGCCCATCAGCCAGCGGTATCGGTCGTCACACGAATTACCGAGGTCTTGTCCGAAACCGGACGGGATCCGGCGCCGGGCTTGCCCCGCCGTTGCGGGGCGTCCCAGAATCCACGCTGACAAGGTTGTCAGCGAGCGGAGACCGGACCATGGGTGAGGTGACCCGGCGGAAGGCCCTCGTGGGCGCGGGCGGCGTCGCGGCCCTCCTGGCCTCGGGACTGCTGCCGGTCGTCCCGGCGGCGGCAGCGGCCGCGACGACGTCTCCCGGGCCGCCCGACCCCGTCGCCGCCACCTACCTGCGGGTCCTCCTCCGCCACACCCGCTGGGCCGAGCAGCAGTTCGACCGGGCCGCCGGGATCTACCCCGCCCGAGACTTCACCTTCGCCGTCGTCCTCGGCAACGCCCTCCTCCTGACCCGCGACGGCTACGACGCCACCGCGGCCGGCGTCGACCAGGCCACCCTCAAGGCCCACACCCTCGCCACCATCGAGCACTTCGCCGCGTCGAACCTGCTCACCGGCGGCACCGAATGGGGCCGGAAGCTGTTCTTCGACACCACTTTCCAGTCGTACTTCCTGCTCGCGGCCCGGCTCTTGTGGACAGACCTCGACGACGCCACGAAACGGAACGTCGAACGCATCACGACCGGGCAAGCCGGCTACACCACCGCCCTCGGCACCCGGGACGACCCGGCCTCCGGCGGCTGGACGCCCAACGGCCTGAGCGGCGGGTTCGTCGGGGACACCAAGCTCGAGGAGATGGGCGTCTACGCCCAATCGCTCGCCCCGGCTCTGGCGTGGGCGCCGGGAGACGCGAGAGCGAAGGACTGGCGCGACGCCTTCGGCCTCTGGAGCCGCAACGAGGGTGGGTTGCCGGCCGCCGACCTCGCCAACCCGCGGCTCGTCGACGGCGTCCCGATCAGCGCGAACACCGCCACGAACCTGTACGACACCTTCCTCGTCGAGAACCACGGTTCGTTCGGGCCGCACTACCAGGAAGAGCTCTGGCGCACCTCCGGCCGCAACGCCATGCACTTCCTCGCGGCTGGTACCCCGCTGCCCGAAGTCCTCACCGCCCAGCCGAACGGCGAACTCCTCTGGCGCACCATGCTGCTGATGACCAGCGACGCCGGCGAGCCGCTGATGCCGATGGTCGCCGACCGCGAGCACCTCTACGGCCGCGACGTCATCCCGCTCGCCTTCCGCGCCCAGGTCCTCGGCGACCGCCACGCCGCGCGGGCCGAGGCCGACCTCGCCGCGCGGCTCGAGCCCTACCAGGCCTACGCGCCCGCCGACCGGATCACGAAGTTCTCCGGCGAGCCGAAGTACGAGCCGGAAGCCCGCGCCGAGCTCGCCATCAGCTACCTGCTCCACGAGTGGCGCGCCAACCAAGGCCCGGTGAAGCCGGTGACCACCGCGGAATTCGACGCGCACGCCGCCGGAGTGGCCGACTTCGGCGCCGGGCCCGGCCTGCTTGCCCACCGCTCGCTCGCCGCCTGGGCCGCCACCGTGACCAAGCCGGGCTTCGTCAAGTTCGCCTGGCAGCCGCACCACGACGACTGGCTGTTCGTGCTCGGCGGCGCCAACCCGATGCTGCTGCCCGCCACGAACATCGTCGTCAAGGAACGGCACGCCACCACCTACGCGAAGGTCCGCGACGGCTTCGACGGCACCGTCGGCGTCCTGCGCTTCGACAGCGGGTACGCGGCGCTCGCCACCCTCCCGACCGGCGCCGCCGTCTACGCCAGCACCGGCGTCGCCGAGGACGAAGGCGTCCTGAACGTCTACAACCTCGCCATGCCCGGCGTCCCCGGCCTCGACGGCAACCGCACGTACACCGCCGCCGAAGGCAAGGTGACGATCAAAGCCCAGGCCGCGCCCACCGGCGCCCGGACCGACGACCTGACGTTCGCCCCGGTCACCGCCCGGCACGTCCGCATGCTCGGCGTCCAGCCCGACCCGCAGTACGGCTATTCGCTCTGGGCCTTCGAAGTCCGCGACGGCGACGGCCCGGACCTCGCGCCGGGCGGCACGGCGTCGGCGTCGTCGGCCTCCCCCGGCAAGGAGGCCGAGTACGCGAACGACGGCGACCCGGCCACCCGCTGGGCAGTGTCCACATCGGACCGTCCACGCGCCGACAGCTGGCTCGCGGTCGACCTCGGCGCACCGCGGACCTTCGACCGCGTCCGGCTGAGCTGGGAAGCCGCCGCCGGGCGCAAGTACCGCGTCGAGACCTCCCAAGACGGCCTGACCTGGACGACGGTGGCGTCCTACCCGGTACCCGCCCTCCGCAGCACCGGCGGCTGGCTGGACATCGACGGCCGGGCCGGGATCCTGGTCGACAGCCCGAACCCGCTCACCGTCACCGGCGACCGCGTCACGCTCTCCGACGGGCCCGCCGCGCCCCTGCTCGCCGAGCTGTACCCGGCACCCCGGCAGCCAGGCACCCGCGTCACCACCGGTGCCGCGCCGGTCCGGGCGACCGTCGCCGACGGCTTCCTCGTGCTGCTCAACCTTTCCGGCGCGGCGGCGAGCGGCACGGCGACCCTCCCGAAGGACGGCGACGCGTACCGGCTGTACCCCGGCGAGCAGACCGTCACCAGGACCGGCACCGAAGTGCCTTATTCCCTCGCCGCGGCGGAAGGCCGGATCGAACCCCCGCGGTTCACCGTGCGCGGCCCGGCCGGGCTGAAGGCGGTCGTGCGCGACGCGAGCCGGGTCGACCTCACCGCGCCGGGTTTCCTCCCGGTGGTCGTCACCGTGACGCCCGAGGGCGGCCGGCCGCGACCGGTGGTGCTGCCGCCGCGCCGGACGGTGCCGGTCGTGTTCGGCGACGTCCGGCCGTACCCGCTGGCCGACCTCGCGCTCGGCCGGACCACCTTCCCCGCGGCACCGCTGCCACCCGGGATGTCGGATCCCGCCGCGGCCGTCGACGACGACCCGGCGACGGCGTGGCGCCCGGGCCCGGACGGCCGGATGGTGGTCGATCTCGGGGCGGTGACGGCGGTTTCCGCGGTCGAGCTCGCCTGGACGCCCGGACGCAGGCCCGCGACGAGCGTCGAGACCAGCGTCGACGGCCTCACCTACCGGACGGCGGAGACCGGCCCCGCCCGGTACGTGGCGGTCCGGACGCGCTGGCGAAGCGGCGACGCGAGTCTCGTGCGGATGTCTGTCCGCACTTGATCGATCTCGCACCGCTCGCGGCGGGCCCCGGGGCGAGTACCTTGGCACCACAGGTCACGCCTGCCCGGGAGGACGGATGCGCGTCACGATCGCCGAGGTCGCCCGCCGCGCCCGGGTGAGCAAGACGACCGTGTCGCGGGTGCTCAACAACAAGGCCGATGTGGACGCGGCGACGGCGATCCGGGTCCGCGAGGTGATCGCCGCGACCGGGTACATCCCGAGCGCCGGTGCGGTCGGGCTGGCCCGCGGCGTGACCCGCACGGTCGGGATGCTGGTGCCGGGCCTGACCTGGCCGTGGATGGGCGAGGTGCTGCAGGGCGTCGCCGACGTCGTCGAGGCCAAGGGCTACGGCCTGCTGCTGTCCACGGCCAACCGCGGCGCGGACTCCCTGGGCGAGTTCTCCCGGCAGGTGTCGGCGAAGGCGTTCGACGGGCTGCTGCTCGTCGAGCCGCCGGACGCCGTGCGGCACCTGCGCGTGCTGCACGACTCCGGGTTGCCGGTGGTGGTGATCGACGACCGCGGGCGGCGGCCGGCGTTCCCGTCGGTGGGCACGGACAACCGGCAGGGCGGCGCGACCGCGGCCCGGCACCTCCTGGACACCGGCCGCACCCGGCTCGCCACCGTCACCGGGCCGCGCGACTTCGGCTGCACGAGCGACCGGCTCACCGGCTTCCGCGACGTGATCCGCGAAGCCGGCCTGCTGCTGGACCCGAACCTGATCATCGAAGGCGACTTCACGAGCGAAAGCGGCGAGGCCGCGATCCTCCAGCTCCTCGCCACGAGTCCCCCGTTCGACGCCGTCTTCGCCCACAACGACCTCACCGCGGCCGGCGTGCTGGCCGGGCTGCGGAAGGCCGGGCGCGCGGTGCCGGAGGACGTCGCCGTGGTCGGCTTCGACGACATCCCCCTGGCCGCGCACACCCAGCCGCCGCTGACGACGATCCGCCAGCCCCTGCGGGAGATGGGCGAGGCGGCGGCCCGGCAGCTGCTCGATCGGCTGGGTGGCGCACCCCAGCCGGACGAGCCGCTGATCGTCCCGACCTCCCTGGTGGTCCGGGAGTCGACTCAGGAGACGGTCAGCGCCGCCGACAACGGAAGATTCCGCGAGGAATCACCGAGGTAGACGCGGTACTGGCCCGCGTTCGCCGTCCACGACCCGGTCCAGTGCGCGAGGTCCCGCGGCGTGAGCGGGAACGACACCGTCTGGCTCTGCCCGGCGTTGAGCTGGACCTTCTTGAATCCCTTCAGTTGTTTGGGCGGTTCGCCGTTCGCGGCGGGCTGGCCGACGTAGAGCTGCACGACGTCGGCGCCCGCGCGGGTGCCGGTGTTGGTGACCGTCGCCGTCACGGTGGCCGTGCCGTTCGTGCCCTGCGGCGTGACGACCAGGTTCGAGAACCCGAACGTCGTGTACGACAGGCCGTAGCCGAACGGGAAGAGCGGCTCGATGGTCCGGCTGTCGTACCAGCGGTACCCGACGTTCAGGCCTTCCGAGTACTCGATCCGGTCGTTGGCGCCCGGGAACTGCTGGACGCTCGCCGTCGGCAGGTCGGCGAGCTGCTTCGGGAAGCTGATCGGCAGCTTGCCCGACGGGTTGACGTCGCCGAAGAGCAGCGACGCGAGCGCGTTGCCGTTCTCCTGCCCCGGGTACCAGCCCTCGACGACCGCCGCGGCCTTGGCGAGCCACGGCATCGTCACGGCCGACCCGGTGTTGAGCACGACGATCGTGCGCGGGTTCGCCGAGGCGACCGCGTCGATCAGGTCGTTCTGCTGGTGCTGCAGGTCGATCGTGTCGAGGTCCTGCGTTTCCGACTCGCCGTAGCTGGCGAACACGATCGCGACGTCCGCCGCCTTCGCCGCCGCCACCGCCGCCGGGATGTTCGGCGTCTGGACGTGCTCACCGGCACCGTCCAC of the Amycolatopsis sp. NBC_01488 genome contains:
- a CDS encoding LacI family DNA-binding transcriptional regulator; translation: MRVTIAEVARRARVSKTTVSRVLNNKADVDAATAIRVREVIAATGYIPSAGAVGLARGVTRTVGMLVPGLTWPWMGEVLQGVADVVEAKGYGLLLSTANRGADSLGEFSRQVSAKAFDGLLLVEPPDAVRHLRVLHDSGLPVVVIDDRGRRPAFPSVGTDNRQGGATAARHLLDTGRTRLATVTGPRDFGCTSDRLTGFRDVIREAGLLLDPNLIIEGDFTSESGEAAILQLLATSPPFDAVFAHNDLTAAGVLAGLRKAGRAVPEDVAVVGFDDIPLAAHTQPPLTTIRQPLREMGEAAARQLLDRLGGAPQPDEPLIVPTSLVVRESTQETVSAADNGRFREESPR
- a CDS encoding discoidin domain-containing protein, which produces MGEVTRRKALVGAGGVAALLASGLLPVVPAAAAAATTSPGPPDPVAATYLRVLLRHTRWAEQQFDRAAGIYPARDFTFAVVLGNALLLTRDGYDATAAGVDQATLKAHTLATIEHFAASNLLTGGTEWGRKLFFDTTFQSYFLLAARLLWTDLDDATKRNVERITTGQAGYTTALGTRDDPASGGWTPNGLSGGFVGDTKLEEMGVYAQSLAPALAWAPGDARAKDWRDAFGLWSRNEGGLPAADLANPRLVDGVPISANTATNLYDTFLVENHGSFGPHYQEELWRTSGRNAMHFLAAGTPLPEVLTAQPNGELLWRTMLLMTSDAGEPLMPMVADREHLYGRDVIPLAFRAQVLGDRHAARAEADLAARLEPYQAYAPADRITKFSGEPKYEPEARAELAISYLLHEWRANQGPVKPVTTAEFDAHAAGVADFGAGPGLLAHRSLAAWAATVTKPGFVKFAWQPHHDDWLFVLGGANPMLLPATNIVVKERHATTYAKVRDGFDGTVGVLRFDSGYAALATLPTGAAVYASTGVAEDEGVLNVYNLAMPGVPGLDGNRTYTAAEGKVTIKAQAAPTGARTDDLTFAPVTARHVRMLGVQPDPQYGYSLWAFEVRDGDGPDLAPGGTASASSASPGKEAEYANDGDPATRWAVSTSDRPRADSWLAVDLGAPRTFDRVRLSWEAAAGRKYRVETSQDGLTWTTVASYPVPALRSTGGWLDIDGRAGILVDSPNPLTVTGDRVTLSDGPAAPLLAELYPAPRQPGTRVTTGAAPVRATVADGFLVLLNLSGAAASGTATLPKDGDAYRLYPGEQTVTRTGTEVPYSLAAAEGRIEPPRFTVRGPAGLKAVVRDASRVDLTAPGFLPVVVTVTPEGGRPRPVVLPPRRTVPVVFGDVRPYPLADLALGRTTFPAAPLPPGMSDPAAAVDDDPATAWRPGPDGRMVVDLGAVTAVSAVELAWTPGRRPATSVETSVDGLTYRTAETGPARYVAVRTRWRSGDASLVRMSVRT
- a CDS encoding sulfite exporter TauE/SafE family protein encodes the protein MITDPGILLLLVLAGVGAGLTGAIAGLASLVSYPALLAAGLPPVTANITNTVAMLGTTAGGAAGARPELAGQRQKIVPLCVITTVGGACGGLVLLLTPSDAFTAIVPWLIGAASVVLMAGPRLRRLAEGAEHHGLRPATGVAAFFIGIYGGYFGAAAGVLMLALLVSVWTQPLARTNAAKNLVTGSANLLAAIVFAVTGKVVWTAALAVCLGSLGGAWLGSTLVRHLPATPLRIGIGIAGLGLAAVLAFS